From a single Apium graveolens cultivar Ventura chromosome 2, ASM990537v1, whole genome shotgun sequence genomic region:
- the LOC141706101 gene encoding uncharacterized protein LOC141706101: protein MGHHFHSVVTNRWFILLASLLNICMSTFSDQCYDMCFTAFAPRRRTCPNFFTGGELAQNYIYGTIPISFGQLPLITRSLVDTCISGSIPRELANITLEELIFGDNQLGASLPPGLEV from the exons ATGGGGCACCATTTCCACAGTGTTGTTACTAACAGATGGTTCATTCTTCTTGCTTCGCTGCTTAATATTTGCATGTCTACTTTTTCTGATCAATGCTATGACATGTGTTTCACAGCTTTTGCCCCCCGAAGAAG AACTTGTCCAAACTTTTTCACTGGCGGAGAGCTGGCTCAAAACTATATATATGGAACTATCCCCATTTCTTTTGGTCAGCTTCCTCTCATAACTCG AAGCCTTGTGGATACTTGTATCAGTGGTTCTATTCCTCGGGAATTAGCTAATATAACACTTGAAGAGCT TATCTTCGGAGATAATCAGCTAGGAGCATCTCTTCCACCAGGGTTGGAAGTTTGA